A region of Flavobacterium album DNA encodes the following proteins:
- a CDS encoding DUF1345 domain-containing protein gives MDKRSQVFSWIFHSNGYRKLLVSLIFALACSAALLPFHLSLITRIMAGWDVFALAMTGMMWFLFCTTTAAEQKRIVKKQDDNISTIFAIVLTAVCISFSGALLLIFNNDKPSFDNSVSTIVTLIAIGLSWILFHTIFTVRYAHLYHDDTIIKHENGSGGINFPNPDAPDYIDFAYFSFVIGMTFQVSDVTISSKTIRRFVLLHSLISFVFNTIIVALVVNIIAGSKIHG, from the coding sequence ATGGATAAAAGGTCTCAGGTTTTCAGTTGGATATTTCATTCGAATGGCTATCGCAAGCTATTAGTATCGCTCATTTTTGCCCTCGCCTGTTCAGCCGCACTATTGCCTTTCCACCTTAGCCTCATAACGCGCATTATGGCGGGTTGGGATGTATTTGCCCTTGCCATGACAGGAATGATGTGGTTCCTTTTTTGCACAACTACCGCTGCGGAACAGAAAAGGATTGTAAAAAAACAGGACGATAACATAAGCACCATATTCGCAATCGTGCTTACGGCTGTGTGCATAAGCTTTTCCGGTGCCCTGTTGCTTATATTTAATAACGATAAGCCCTCATTTGATAATAGCGTATCAACCATTGTTACACTAATTGCTATAGGCTTGTCGTGGATATTGTTCCATACAATCTTTACCGTACGTTATGCGCATTTGTACCATGACGACACAATCATAAAGCACGAGAATGGGTCCGGCGGTATAAACTTCCCGAATCCAGATGCGCCCGATTATATTGATTTTGCCTATTTCTCATTTGTGATCGGAATGACCTTCCAGGTATCTGATGTGACCATTTCCTCCAAAACGATACGCAGGTTTGTTTTACTTCACAGCCTCATTTCATTCGTATTCAATACGATAATCGTGGCATTGGTCGTAAATATTATAGCCGGAAGCAAGATCCATGGATGA
- a CDS encoding RNA polymerase sigma factor codes for MVENKTIDSDSRKARLEALYIKAFPLVARYVAKMGGTRDEAKDIFHDALLLYMEKEYSTGINLQYSEASYILGIARHLWAKRGTASAHTIEELAITHDDQHYTEVASLRLSGLLAKGGRKCLELLSAFYYEKLDMESLAQRFGFAGARSATVQKFKCLEKVKDVVKAKSLQYEDFME; via the coding sequence ATGGTTGAAAATAAAACTATCGACAGTGACAGCCGCAAGGCAAGGCTGGAAGCGCTGTACATAAAAGCCTTCCCGCTTGTGGCGCGCTATGTGGCAAAAATGGGAGGCACCCGTGATGAAGCAAAAGATATCTTTCATGATGCACTGCTCCTCTATATGGAAAAAGAATACAGTACAGGTATTAACCTTCAATACAGCGAGGCCTCTTATATCCTGGGCATTGCGCGCCACCTTTGGGCAAAACGCGGTACTGCATCAGCCCATACTATTGAGGAGTTAGCTATAACCCATGACGACCAACATTATACCGAAGTTGCATCGCTCAGACTGTCCGGCCTGCTGGCCAAGGGCGGGCGCAAATGCCTCGAGCTGCTGTCGGCGTTTTATTATGAGAAACTGGATATGGAAAGCCTTGCACAACGTTTCGGGTTTGCGGGGGCGCGTTCGGCTACCGTGCAGAAATTCAAATGCCTTGAGAAAGTAAAAGATGTCGTAAAAGCCAAATCGCTGCAGTATGAAGACTTCATGGAATGA